In a single window of the Paenibacillus sp. MMS20-IR301 genome:
- the cydB gene encoding cytochrome d ubiquinol oxidase subunit II has translation MSLNELWFLLIAVLFVGFFFLEGFDFGVGMETQILAKNDTERRVLINSIGPFWDANEVWLITGAGAMFAAFPHWYATLFSGFYIPFVFALLALIARGVAFEFRGKRDSKAWQKTWDVCIFFGSFLPPFLLAVVFASFIKGLPIDGDMQMYAGFFDIVNVYTVVAGITVVLLCLVHGLMFTTLRTVGDLQVRARKLAQKLLIPLAVLLVAFVIMTYTMTDIFDKRGVLLWIVVVLGVVAYLLSGYFMTKKKDGYAFGMTGAVMALSVASIFIGLFPRVMISSLDQAFNLTITNAASGHYSLKVMTIVALTLLPFVLGYQIWSYFVFHKRIHEKEHLEY, from the coding sequence ATGTCACTTAATGAATTGTGGTTTCTGTTAATTGCCGTGCTGTTTGTCGGCTTCTTCTTCCTTGAAGGCTTTGACTTCGGGGTAGGGATGGAGACGCAGATTCTGGCCAAGAATGATACAGAGCGCCGGGTGCTGATTAATTCCATCGGACCGTTCTGGGATGCAAATGAAGTATGGCTGATTACGGGTGCCGGCGCGATGTTCGCCGCTTTCCCGCATTGGTATGCGACGCTATTCAGCGGATTCTACATTCCGTTTGTGTTCGCGCTGCTGGCGCTGATTGCCCGCGGTGTCGCCTTTGAATTCAGAGGTAAACGCGACTCGAAGGCCTGGCAGAAAACCTGGGATGTCTGCATCTTCTTCGGCAGCTTCCTGCCGCCGTTCCTGCTGGCTGTAGTATTCGCGAGCTTCATCAAAGGTCTGCCGATTGACGGGGATATGCAGATGTATGCCGGATTCTTCGACATCGTTAATGTGTACACAGTTGTAGCCGGAATTACAGTAGTGCTGCTGTGTCTCGTGCATGGACTGATGTTCACTACGCTCCGTACCGTTGGAGATTTGCAGGTGCGGGCACGTAAGCTGGCCCAGAAACTGCTGATTCCGCTAGCCGTACTGCTGGTGGCCTTCGTAATTATGACTTACACCATGACTGATATTTTTGATAAACGCGGAGTGCTGCTCTGGATCGTAGTCGTTCTAGGTGTAGTAGCTTACCTGCTGTCTGGTTACTTTATGACGAAAAAGAAAGACGGCTATGCCTTCGGAATGACCGGAGCCGTAATGGCCTTGTCCGTAGCCTCGATCTTCATCGGCTTATTCCCGCGGGTAATGATCAGCTCGCTGGATCAGGCGTTCAACCTGACGATCACGAATGCGGCTTCCGGCCATTATTCACTGAAGGTAATGACGATTGTGGCGCTGACCCTGCTGCCGTTCGTGCTTGGTTATCAGATCTGGAGTTATTTCGTCTTCCACAAACGGATTCACGAGAAGGAGCATCTTGAATACTAA